In Blastopirellula sp. J2-11, a single genomic region encodes these proteins:
- a CDS encoding AAA family ATPase: MSEATVSAVAEAHEKLGDFTQRVQAIRESLHQVVVGQDDSIDQLLVCALTGSHALLVGVPGLAKTLMVKALASAFGWKFTRIQFTPDLMPSDVTGYELLGRGEESQGPTMVFRPGPVFSNLVLADEINRAAPKTQSALLEAMAEQQVSVGGQTYPLESPFLVVATQNPIEQEGTYPLPEAQLDRFMMEIRFGYPTPEQEEEIVLKTTSGPIVMPAAALTRDEFLELRDLVLAVPVPKNVASYAVRMCGGSRPEDNRAQAMVRDYVSWGAGPRGSQNLVLAAKACALLDGRTAPTEEDIRHVAGPILRHRIILNHRAIGDSVTALQIIEGLLKEVR; encoded by the coding sequence ATGAGTGAAGCTACAGTTTCCGCTGTTGCGGAAGCACACGAGAAGCTGGGTGATTTTACGCAGCGCGTCCAAGCGATTCGTGAGAGTTTGCACCAGGTGGTGGTGGGTCAGGATGATTCGATCGATCAGCTGTTGGTCTGTGCATTGACTGGATCTCATGCTCTGCTGGTCGGCGTACCGGGACTAGCCAAAACGTTGATGGTCAAAGCGCTAGCGTCGGCGTTTGGTTGGAAGTTTACCCGGATTCAGTTCACGCCAGACTTGATGCCATCGGACGTGACCGGATATGAACTGTTGGGGAGAGGAGAAGAGAGCCAAGGTCCGACGATGGTCTTTCGGCCTGGTCCGGTCTTTTCCAATCTGGTGTTGGCTGACGAAATCAATCGTGCGGCGCCCAAGACCCAGTCGGCGCTCTTAGAAGCGATGGCCGAGCAACAAGTATCGGTAGGTGGGCAAACCTATCCGTTGGAATCTCCGTTTCTGGTGGTTGCGACGCAGAACCCGATCGAACAGGAAGGGACCTATCCTCTGCCTGAGGCGCAGCTCGATCGCTTTATGATGGAGATCCGGTTCGGATATCCAACGCCGGAGCAGGAAGAAGAGATCGTCTTGAAGACCACCTCAGGTCCGATAGTCATGCCGGCAGCGGCGCTTACGCGAGACGAATTTCTGGAACTTCGCGACCTGGTCCTGGCCGTGCCGGTTCCCAAGAATGTCGCCAGCTATGCGGTGCGGATGTGCGGCGGCAGTCGCCCCGAAGATAATCGAGCTCAGGCAATGGTCCGCGACTATGTGTCGTGGGGCGCTGGACCGCGTGGATCGCAAAACTTGGTCCTGGCCGCCAAAGCATGTGCGCTGCTTGACGGACGAACGGCGCCGACCGAAGAAGATATTCGCCACGTGGCGGGCCCGATATTGCGACATCGCATCATCCTTAACCATCGCGCTATCGGCGACTCGGTGACTGCGCTGCAGATCATTGAGGGACTGTTGAAAGAAGTCCGATGA
- a CDS encoding vWA domain-containing protein yields MTFAAPWIFGLGLLAVAAPVLIHWLTRPRPVVMRLSTLRFVREAVQSRSAANRLRDWIILALRCVAILLLTAAFAKPQWGDPALIVDDDGDAVRVVVLDVSQSMAAAAGNIPGIERARTIAERYLQYRSGLRTNLIIAGAQPHAVFENVSTNFEALREELSHTETRPERMDVDAALELAARQLAPLNAEDQRRRELIVISDFQRSGWGAANFDAIAPETKIQLESTAGEKTPDNWAILSAVCQPMGARQDRVLLTVRVGNYSPTSRNLTVEAEISDAAYRLSGVCEPQDEALLTQEIPIQMSGWIAGQVRLVDMEDTIPADDWRPIVARLRGEPRYVLITQQTEQGTSSSHILACALAPEAELDSASSRLHRVPPRLLDNQSLTNADLIAINDCGKLSPEHIGVLARQLTRGRSLLYVASDPIDAVNLAQLVEESQLQLSVRFAPPAAGTERHDLRLVTFDSPRPPLANFGDSLAALVEPLRFGGGLSMQGGSLINPAADDSIRAMYSDDTPAIVVASTDSGGTLAIVNADLTSSNIWKTGALVPILDELVQELLATDSGSETYLCGEKLVAQVDTGRPADTLRIVRGSDLQSETDESLGRLLDEGNAVLWQWDAPDAQDVYQIQDNRETLFAAAIAIPAAEADLSTLPADVVLDRLVTGHEVHFSAQDASRALTHDLWKWFAVGVLVCMLVEVAMLMVFRT; encoded by the coding sequence ATGACTTTCGCGGCGCCATGGATCTTCGGTTTGGGCTTGTTGGCGGTCGCCGCGCCGGTGCTCATTCATTGGCTAACGCGACCGCGGCCTGTCGTCATGCGGCTTTCGACGTTGCGGTTTGTCCGCGAAGCGGTGCAAAGTCGCAGCGCGGCTAATCGTCTGCGCGATTGGATCATCCTCGCGCTGCGCTGCGTTGCAATCTTGCTGCTGACCGCCGCGTTCGCCAAGCCGCAATGGGGCGATCCGGCTCTGATTGTGGATGACGACGGAGACGCCGTCCGCGTGGTCGTGCTGGATGTGAGTCAAAGCATGGCTGCGGCCGCTGGAAACATCCCTGGTATCGAGCGTGCCCGAACGATCGCCGAACGTTACCTGCAATATCGCAGCGGACTGCGCACGAATTTGATCATCGCCGGCGCCCAGCCGCATGCCGTTTTCGAAAACGTATCAACCAACTTCGAGGCGCTCCGCGAAGAGCTGTCCCACACCGAAACGCGGCCTGAGCGAATGGATGTAGACGCGGCGCTCGAACTAGCGGCGCGTCAGCTTGCTCCGCTGAATGCAGAGGACCAGCGTCGGCGTGAGCTGATTGTGATTAGCGATTTTCAACGAAGCGGATGGGGCGCCGCCAATTTTGACGCGATTGCACCGGAGACAAAGATTCAGCTGGAGTCGACGGCGGGAGAAAAGACGCCGGATAACTGGGCGATATTGAGCGCTGTGTGTCAACCGATGGGAGCCCGACAAGATCGGGTGCTGTTGACCGTGCGAGTCGGCAACTACAGTCCGACCAGTCGCAATTTGACTGTCGAAGCCGAAATCAGCGACGCCGCGTATCGACTCTCCGGCGTCTGTGAGCCCCAGGACGAAGCGCTGCTGACGCAAGAGATTCCGATCCAGATGTCCGGCTGGATTGCAGGACAGGTTCGGCTGGTCGATATGGAAGATACGATACCTGCCGACGATTGGCGACCAATCGTCGCGCGGCTGCGTGGTGAGCCGCGGTATGTGCTGATCACGCAGCAAACAGAGCAGGGAACGTCGTCGAGTCATATCCTGGCTTGCGCTTTGGCGCCGGAAGCCGAATTGGATTCGGCGTCGAGTCGACTTCATCGCGTTCCGCCGCGTCTGCTTGATAATCAATCACTGACCAACGCTGATCTGATCGCGATTAACGATTGCGGCAAGCTTTCTCCGGAACATATCGGGGTGCTGGCGCGACAACTCACGCGGGGACGCTCGCTGTTGTATGTCGCGAGTGACCCGATCGACGCCGTCAATCTAGCGCAGCTGGTTGAAGAAAGTCAGCTGCAACTATCGGTTCGTTTTGCTCCTCCTGCGGCAGGAACGGAACGACATGACCTGCGCCTGGTTACGTTTGATTCTCCCCGACCGCCGTTGGCCAACTTTGGTGATAGTTTGGCGGCGTTGGTCGAGCCGCTTCGATTTGGTGGCGGACTGAGCATGCAAGGGGGCTCGCTCATCAATCCGGCGGCGGATGATTCGATCCGGGCTATGTATAGCGACGACACGCCTGCGATCGTGGTCGCGTCGACGGATTCTGGCGGGACGTTGGCGATTGTGAACGCCGACCTAACCAGCTCGAACATCTGGAAAACGGGTGCGTTGGTTCCCATTTTGGACGAGTTGGTGCAAGAGCTGCTCGCGACCGATTCTGGATCGGAGACTTATCTTTGCGGTGAAAAACTAGTAGCCCAAGTCGATACAGGGCGGCCAGCTGATACGCTTCGCATCGTGCGCGGTTCTGACTTACAGTCAGAGACGGACGAATCATTGGGCCGACTACTCGACGAAGGAAACGCTGTGCTCTGGCAGTGGGACGCGCCCGACGCTCAAGACGTCTATCAAATTCAAGATAACCGTGAAACCTTGTTTGCGGCGGCGATCGCGATACCTGCCGCAGAAGCCGACCTGTCGACATTGCCTGCCGATGTGGTGCTGGACCGGTTGGTTACCGGACACGAGGTTCATTTTTCAGCGCAAGATGCGAGTCGGGCGCTTACCCATGATCTGTGGAAGTGGTTCGCCGTCGGCGTGCTCGTTTGTATGTTGGTCGAGGTAGCGATGTTAATGGTCTTTCGAACTTGA
- a CDS encoding vWA domain-containing protein, producing MIRFDPHIPLALWLPLAIAAAVILVVYALRTASKLPRRRLIWVMGGMGVCMLIPLVILLNPIWVQRSPPPPGKPLLTVLIDRSASMGTADGNASGQSRLAVGQAIAQSVVDQLGEDYEIRLRTFDQTTSPTDLQSLAQLTPEGGVTDLAGSLNQVLGDDRPPGQAVLVLSDGIDTSGASAASLRKIGERAKALSTPLFVHTIGTQTGVRDLQISLRQSQELAFAEQEVPISVRLSHSYGSPQTTELLLQHNGETVESRVISLTDNAPTEERFYVSQAKSGLYNYAIVAKPLEGEVTNLNNASTLQLRVIDQPVSVLLLEGKPYWDSKFLIRTLSADPSVALTSVVQMAPGRFLQRQVQRGSAIKADADAIDPTKVSSDQWKIHKGAPEVLSDPEFLSQFQIILLGRSTEAYLTDETLRQLKNWLTTSEGTLVCFRGAPASQLNQQLDALMPIEWSPDRESHFRLALTDMGQSAQWLPEMGQKLELLPSLAVSAKPDDVKPLTTVLATSFGETEAVPLITFRPTGRGRVVVLEGSGMWRWAFLPPEHQQQDAVYAQLWRSLVRWLVSHAGLLPHQQIVLRTDAVTLSSNQPAVATLLLRPGVWESTPSVQLTSDSLDKPKTIVPVGDEESGVFQVNFGRLPPGHYTANALADAATESAAETTFDVTGNLKERLDVVARPVTMQDLADRSGAKALEGDAVDPLPEMLHQAFVEHRDRNRPERIIRTSAWDRWWVLALSFGLWGCTWAIRRMSGLI from the coding sequence TTGATCCGTTTCGATCCTCACATTCCGCTCGCTCTTTGGTTGCCGCTGGCGATTGCCGCCGCCGTGATCTTGGTGGTTTACGCGCTGCGTACCGCCAGCAAACTTCCGCGTCGTCGGTTGATTTGGGTGATGGGAGGGATGGGGGTTTGCATGCTGATCCCGCTTGTGATCCTGCTAAACCCGATTTGGGTGCAGCGCAGTCCTCCCCCGCCAGGTAAACCGTTGCTGACGGTGTTGATTGATCGTTCGGCGAGCATGGGGACTGCCGATGGAAACGCGAGCGGTCAGTCGCGTCTGGCGGTTGGACAAGCGATTGCCCAGAGCGTCGTTGACCAGCTTGGCGAGGACTACGAAATTCGACTCCGCACGTTTGATCAAACAACTTCGCCGACTGACCTGCAATCACTCGCACAGCTTACACCCGAGGGGGGCGTGACCGATCTGGCCGGCAGTTTGAACCAAGTGTTGGGCGATGATCGTCCGCCTGGTCAGGCGGTGCTGGTGTTAAGCGACGGGATTGATACGTCTGGCGCTTCGGCGGCTTCGCTACGGAAGATTGGCGAACGAGCGAAGGCGCTCAGCACGCCGCTGTTTGTCCATACGATCGGCACGCAAACCGGAGTGCGTGATCTCCAGATTTCGTTGCGGCAGTCGCAAGAGCTTGCGTTCGCCGAACAAGAAGTCCCGATCTCAGTCCGACTGTCGCACAGCTACGGCAGTCCTCAAACGACAGAGCTTTTGCTACAGCACAACGGCGAAACGGTTGAGTCCCGCGTCATCTCGCTGACAGATAATGCACCGACCGAAGAGCGGTTTTACGTCTCGCAAGCGAAGAGTGGGCTCTACAACTACGCAATTGTCGCTAAGCCATTGGAGGGCGAAGTCACTAACTTGAACAACGCGTCTACGTTGCAACTGCGAGTGATCGACCAACCGGTGTCAGTCTTGCTGCTCGAAGGAAAGCCATATTGGGATTCGAAGTTCCTCATACGCACGCTCTCCGCCGATCCGTCGGTCGCATTGACCAGCGTCGTGCAAATGGCGCCAGGTCGTTTTTTGCAGCGGCAGGTGCAGCGGGGCTCTGCAATCAAAGCTGATGCCGATGCAATAGATCCGACAAAGGTCTCTAGTGACCAGTGGAAGATTCACAAGGGAGCGCCGGAGGTGCTTTCCGATCCGGAGTTTCTGTCGCAATTTCAAATCATCTTGCTGGGCCGCAGCACCGAAGCCTATCTGACCGACGAGACGTTGCGACAGCTAAAAAATTGGCTGACCACCAGCGAAGGGACGCTCGTCTGCTTTCGCGGAGCGCCGGCGTCGCAGTTGAACCAACAGCTGGATGCGTTGATGCCGATAGAGTGGTCTCCTGATCGAGAATCTCACTTTCGTCTAGCGCTGACCGATATGGGCCAATCTGCCCAATGGCTGCCGGAGATGGGACAGAAGTTAGAACTGTTGCCCTCGTTGGCGGTGTCGGCGAAGCCGGATGATGTGAAGCCGCTGACAACGGTCTTGGCTACCAGTTTTGGCGAGACGGAAGCGGTTCCGTTGATTACCTTCCGACCTACGGGGCGCGGTCGAGTAGTTGTGCTGGAGGGCTCCGGCATGTGGCGCTGGGCCTTTCTGCCGCCGGAACATCAACAACAAGACGCGGTCTACGCGCAACTGTGGCGCAGCCTGGTTCGGTGGTTGGTTTCGCATGCTGGCCTGTTGCCGCACCAACAGATCGTACTACGTACCGACGCTGTCACGCTCAGTTCCAATCAACCAGCTGTGGCTACGTTGCTGCTTCGACCCGGCGTGTGGGAATCAACTCCCAGCGTTCAGTTAACCAGCGATTCGCTTGATAAACCGAAAACGATCGTTCCTGTCGGAGACGAAGAGAGCGGAGTTTTTCAGGTCAATTTTGGCCGCCTGCCGCCGGGACACTATACAGCGAACGCATTGGCCGACGCAGCGACGGAAAGTGCTGCAGAAACCACTTTTGATGTTACCGGCAATTTGAAGGAACGACTGGACGTGGTCGCGCGTCCAGTGACGATGCAAGATTTGGCCGATCGAAGCGGCGCCAAAGCGCTGGAAGGAGACGCGGTCGATCCGTTACCGGAGATGCTGCATCAGGCGTTTGTCGAGCATCGTGATCGCAATCGACCGGAACGAATTATCCGCACCTCTGCATGGGATCGCTGGTGGGTTCTGGCGTTGTCGTTTGGTTTGTGGGGTTGCACTTGGGCCATTCGCCGCATGTCAGGACTCATCTAA
- a CDS encoding glutamine amidotransferase: protein MSDWIREQWILEWPNVWADRYWIIPAWLLGGALFLLIVWAYRMIEAPLWLKLCCAALKTLAVALLAMILIEPMRSESKPVPGANLFAILVDRSQSLQVTDRGQSSTRADQLKARLDRSEAWQVRLGQEFDVRRYAFDSQLAPVSDFQEFAAAGEASSIVTSLWAVADRYAERPIAGILLFTDGNATDLSDENIDWSRSPPIFPVILGDEQTANDIGVRRVTANQTNFEAAPVTLTAEIEGEGFAGKSVEVELLDDQGERLQTQTVSDIRDDQIFSVRFQVKPTQRGVLFYQVRAFAKSESGLFEDASKSSEATLLNNGRMVVVNRGQGPYKVLYVSGRPNWEFKFLNRALAGDDEIKLDALVRIAKREPKFQFRDKDSNANRIFTNSDDEKNEQVEQYDEAVLLRVGQLEPGELTGGFPKSPDELFEYHALILDDLEAEFFTQDQKSLIQDFVSLRGGGFLMLGGTESFGEGDYHRTPIGDLLPIYLTAVAKPPQQAEFALEMTREGLLEPWVRVRATELEETERLKEMPRLRTLNSVGVLKPGATQLLTAPLEHGESRPVLVTQRFGKGRTAAMLMGDLWRWKLHQKSPDNEDLEKAWRQTVRWLVGDVPQRVKVETIRQQADPNRPLEIAVEVNDENFKPLDNASVTIEVNTPTGETLTLTAEAKDAVSGQYAVSYVPRTSGAYRANVTARNPDGSEIQQTDTGWVSEPAGEEFLTLKPNRNFLETIAQQSGGEVVRLADLDEFVRTLSERDIPIVEPKVHAVWHTWAVFLLAVGLLVSEWGLRRWKGLA from the coding sequence ATGAGCGACTGGATTCGCGAACAATGGATATTGGAGTGGCCCAACGTCTGGGCCGATCGATACTGGATCATTCCGGCATGGTTGCTCGGCGGCGCACTTTTCTTGCTGATCGTTTGGGCCTATCGCATGATCGAAGCTCCCCTGTGGTTGAAGCTTTGCTGCGCCGCGCTCAAAACGCTGGCCGTTGCACTGTTGGCGATGATTTTGATCGAACCGATGCGGAGCGAATCGAAACCGGTTCCCGGCGCCAATCTGTTCGCGATTCTCGTCGACCGTTCGCAAAGTCTGCAGGTTACCGATCGCGGCCAGTCGTCCACGCGGGCCGACCAGCTGAAGGCGCGGCTCGATCGCAGCGAAGCCTGGCAAGTTCGTCTGGGGCAGGAGTTTGACGTCCGTCGTTACGCATTTGATAGCCAACTCGCTCCGGTTTCCGATTTCCAAGAGTTCGCCGCCGCCGGCGAGGCCTCATCGATTGTGACATCTCTCTGGGCCGTGGCTGATCGTTACGCCGAGCGTCCGATCGCTGGGATCCTGCTCTTTACGGACGGCAACGCGACCGATCTTTCCGACGAGAATATCGATTGGAGCCGATCTCCGCCGATCTTCCCGGTGATCCTGGGCGATGAACAGACCGCCAATGACATCGGCGTGAGACGGGTGACAGCGAATCAAACCAACTTCGAGGCCGCGCCAGTCACGCTCACCGCTGAGATCGAAGGAGAAGGGTTCGCCGGCAAGTCGGTCGAGGTCGAACTGCTCGACGACCAAGGAGAGCGTTTACAAACGCAAACGGTCAGCGATATTCGAGACGATCAAATCTTCTCCGTCCGGTTTCAAGTCAAACCAACGCAGCGCGGCGTTCTCTTTTATCAGGTCCGCGCTTTCGCAAAATCAGAGTCAGGCTTGTTTGAAGACGCGAGCAAAAGCTCGGAAGCGACGTTGCTCAACAACGGCCGAATGGTGGTCGTTAACCGTGGTCAAGGACCGTACAAAGTGCTTTACGTTTCGGGGCGACCGAACTGGGAGTTCAAGTTTTTGAACCGCGCCCTAGCCGGGGATGACGAGATCAAACTTGACGCATTGGTCCGCATCGCCAAACGAGAACCAAAATTTCAATTTCGTGATAAGGACTCCAACGCAAATCGAATTTTCACCAACTCGGACGACGAAAAGAACGAGCAGGTAGAGCAGTACGACGAAGCGGTGTTGCTGCGCGTAGGACAGCTCGAACCGGGGGAGCTGACCGGCGGTTTCCCGAAATCGCCGGACGAATTATTTGAGTATCACGCGCTGATTCTGGATGACCTAGAAGCGGAGTTTTTTACCCAGGATCAAAAATCGCTCATTCAAGACTTCGTCAGCCTCCGCGGCGGCGGCTTTCTAATGCTCGGCGGAACCGAATCGTTTGGCGAAGGGGATTATCATCGCACGCCGATCGGCGACTTGCTGCCGATCTACCTGACCGCAGTCGCTAAACCGCCGCAACAAGCCGAATTTGCATTGGAGATGACCCGCGAAGGATTGCTCGAACCTTGGGTGCGTGTCCGCGCGACCGAACTGGAAGAAACTGAACGCCTGAAGGAGATGCCGCGACTACGCACGCTTAATTCGGTCGGTGTGCTCAAGCCGGGGGCGACCCAGTTGTTGACGGCTCCGCTGGAACATGGCGAATCGCGCCCCGTGCTGGTTACACAGCGATTTGGCAAAGGACGGACCGCCGCGATGTTGATGGGCGATTTGTGGCGCTGGAAATTGCACCAGAAATCGCCCGACAATGAGGATCTCGAAAAAGCCTGGCGACAGACCGTTCGCTGGTTGGTCGGCGACGTCCCGCAAAGAGTGAAAGTCGAAACGATTCGTCAGCAAGCCGATCCCAATCGTCCGCTGGAGATCGCGGTTGAGGTCAACGACGAGAATTTCAAACCGCTCGACAACGCCAGCGTGACGATCGAGGTCAATACGCCGACCGGTGAGACGCTGACGCTGACCGCCGAAGCGAAGGACGCCGTTTCTGGCCAATATGCGGTCAGCTATGTTCCTCGCACGTCGGGCGCCTATCGCGCCAACGTAACCGCGCGGAATCCCGACGGCAGCGAAATCCAACAAACTGATACCGGTTGGGTATCGGAACCGGCCGGCGAAGAATTTCTCACGTTGAAACCGAATCGCAATTTTCTGGAAACAATCGCTCAGCAGTCAGGCGGCGAAGTCGTCCGGCTAGCCGATCTGGACGAGTTCGTGCGAACCTTGTCGGAGCGAGACATTCCGATTGTCGAACCAAAAGTGCACGCGGTTTGGCACACTTGGGCGGTCTTCCTGTTGGCGGTTGGTTTGCTGGTGTCGGAATGGGGACTGCGACGATGGAAAGGACTAGCCTGA
- a CDS encoding DUF58 domain-containing protein, with translation MTSLAPGLRFFDRRALSALAHMRFTTAHRVEGSFSGRHKSRQQGGAGEFVDFREYSGGEDLRRLDWKLLARTGKGFVRLHQEETNLVCMLAIDASESMAFSGGDSHNGSKLEYAQYLTTALSYIISLGQDQVGLAVLKSRLEDHLQPGGTSAHVTQIMRRIEQIQTTTTTQSAPSLRELFERTTRRGVLLFVSDFLMEDLDETFAALRLFRHRGLEVLALHLIHPEEETLPQGGSFRFEEMEKGGSLNCTPDEFRADYQRRFSAHQAMVRQMTLAAGCDYRRISTSIPYLESLGGFLRERSG, from the coding sequence ATGACATCGCTCGCCCCGGGGTTGCGATTTTTTGACCGCCGCGCACTTTCCGCACTGGCCCACATGCGATTCACGACGGCGCATCGTGTCGAAGGATCGTTCAGCGGCCGTCACAAATCGCGCCAACAAGGTGGCGCCGGCGAGTTTGTCGACTTTCGTGAGTACAGCGGTGGGGAAGACTTGCGGCGGCTCGATTGGAAACTGCTGGCCCGCACCGGCAAAGGCTTTGTCCGGCTCCACCAGGAAGAAACGAACCTAGTCTGCATGTTGGCCATCGACGCTAGCGAAAGCATGGCTTTCTCGGGCGGCGATTCGCACAACGGATCGAAGCTCGAATACGCCCAATACCTGACGACGGCGCTCTCCTACATTATCAGTCTGGGGCAAGATCAAGTTGGCCTCGCGGTGCTCAAGTCGCGCCTCGAAGATCATCTGCAGCCAGGCGGCACTTCGGCGCACGTGACGCAGATTATGAGGCGGATCGAGCAGATCCAAACCACGACGACGACGCAATCGGCGCCAAGTTTGCGAGAACTCTTCGAGCGAACGACGCGCCGCGGCGTGCTTCTGTTCGTCTCGGACTTCTTGATGGAGGATTTGGACGAGACCTTCGCGGCGTTGCGATTGTTTCGCCATCGTGGTCTAGAAGTGTTAGCGCTGCACCTGATTCATCCCGAGGAAGAGACATTGCCGCAGGGCGGTTCGTTTCGATTTGAAGAGATGGAAAAGGGAGGATCATTGAACTGTACGCCGGATGAATTTAGGGCCGATTACCAACGACGATTTTCGGCCCATCAGGCGATGGTCCGACAGATGACCTTGGCCGCCGGTTGCGACTATCGCCGTATTTCGACTTCAATTCCATATTTAGAATCGCTCGGCGGATTTTTGAGAGAACGCTCGGGATAA